In Blastopirellula sp. J2-11, a single genomic region encodes these proteins:
- the fliD gene encoding flagellar filament capping protein FliD, translated as MAGISSSTGLISGINITDTVKQLLSIEARPRDLLISRTAIVSDEQGALSKVTAAILSLQFSAKALAKPSIFNARTAVTSNATALTATVTGTPRIGVTQLTPVRTAQSQQYLSSGVASLTESLSAGSISISSSPRLDQGIDLNRLNGGEGVGPGKIKITDRAGDSGTIDLRYATTIDDVLAAINANDDIDVTATIEGDRIKLTDNTGQTTSNLVVKELSGGSTAADLGLRDVNVAASSYVGNDILSLHSETRLSSLRDGAGIRLSSDLDDLTIAFRDGTTKNIGLRQGAKPEDFATASTATFDSKFSITANNAGAEYEGVAVIFENNGSITQGNETVVYDDLAKTVTVQIAEGSTTASDVISAINNDANAGLYFTAATVDGGTGGGLIDSIDTAITSGGTALSTAVTTAANANASIEISAINAGAEYDDVQILFVDDPGVTQGNELVEYDDSDPFNKTLTVRIKAGETTADDVVATIGSDPLVSPLFSAANASGSNGSGLIDVTDTGTTTGGEQNAVGISTAQAVDGVVKLTAKQLGGEYDNVTLRYVDDPAVTAGNEVVQYDDSDPDNITLTVRIQAGGTTADNVITAINNNATTSARFTAATAVGGNGDRIVDTNSTALTTGGAAREERSPQTLGDLLTIFNEIDPTRLQAQISSDGDRIELIDLSTDNGGSFSVSSFGDGHAAEDLGIAFSTTSDTISSGRYVGGLNSKLISSLNGGQGLDLGEIKVTDRSGASATIDLSGAETVQDILTALNDSGLGIEAEYNSSGNGITLRDTTGQFFSNFKVENTGATNSADLLNIAQSSAKTKVESGSLHFQYVSEQTELSSLNGGSGIPKGKFLVRDSAGGARVFDLSDDSIQTLGDLIDTINGQTGVKVKAQINDTGDGIKIVDQAGGSGELRIQDSGTSQTGTALGIVGTGAVAEGESKQSLSGSFNKVVQIEAGDTITDVITKINDLDAGFSANVFDYGAGSERYRISLVSDKTGNDGAFQIDSLSSSFEFDETVRGQDALLLFGSNTNGSAGILTTSSTNTFTGVVEGVSVTIKEATNTPINVTISDSDSSLVTAANAFVTQYNALVDLMDEYTAFNEADSSTGILFGSNVANRIDSELNEILTRRYPSLGSVQSLEQLGFSFNGETGKMSLDELKLKLKYAEDPDAVEDFFTKEQTIGGETKQLGFAKKFDDLMESFAGAGRSLLISRIETLQSKIDLNQSRIDTWNEKLEKRQEVLLNKFYDLETTLAGIQSNLSYLDAIQPITFPE; from the coding sequence ATGGCTGGGATTAGCAGCAGCACCGGCTTAATATCCGGCATCAACATTACCGATACGGTAAAGCAACTGCTTTCTATCGAAGCGCGTCCTCGCGACTTGCTGATTTCGCGCACAGCCATCGTCTCGGACGAGCAAGGTGCGCTCAGCAAGGTCACAGCGGCGATTCTGAGTCTGCAGTTTTCCGCCAAAGCGCTTGCCAAGCCATCGATCTTCAATGCCCGCACTGCGGTGACGAGCAATGCTACCGCGTTGACGGCGACGGTAACCGGTACGCCGCGCATCGGCGTCACGCAATTGACTCCTGTGCGGACGGCACAGTCTCAGCAGTACCTCAGCTCTGGGGTCGCTTCGCTTACCGAATCGCTGTCGGCGGGCTCGATATCGATCAGCTCAAGTCCTCGATTGGACCAGGGAATCGATCTCAATCGATTGAACGGCGGCGAAGGCGTTGGTCCCGGTAAGATCAAAATCACCGACCGGGCAGGGGACAGCGGTACAATCGATCTGCGTTACGCTACCACGATTGACGACGTGCTAGCTGCGATCAACGCCAATGACGACATCGACGTGACCGCGACGATCGAGGGAGACCGAATCAAGCTGACCGACAACACCGGTCAAACGACCAGCAACCTAGTCGTCAAAGAGCTGTCAGGCGGATCCACCGCCGCCGACCTCGGCCTGCGCGACGTCAACGTCGCCGCCAGCAGCTACGTTGGCAATGACATTCTCTCGCTCCATAGCGAAACGCGACTCAGTTCGCTTCGAGATGGCGCCGGAATTCGCTTGAGCAGCGATCTGGACGATCTGACGATCGCATTTCGCGACGGCACGACAAAAAATATCGGCTTGCGTCAGGGCGCCAAACCAGAAGACTTCGCTACCGCTTCCACCGCGACGTTCGACTCCAAGTTCAGCATTACGGCCAACAATGCCGGCGCCGAATACGAAGGGGTCGCCGTCATTTTCGAGAACAACGGTTCGATCACCCAAGGCAACGAAACGGTCGTCTACGACGATCTCGCCAAGACCGTCACCGTACAAATTGCCGAAGGAAGCACGACCGCATCCGATGTGATCAGCGCGATCAATAACGACGCTAACGCGGGTCTCTACTTCACCGCGGCGACGGTTGACGGCGGAACCGGCGGCGGACTGATTGACTCGATCGACACCGCGATCACCTCAGGCGGCACGGCCTTATCGACGGCCGTTACGACGGCGGCGAACGCTAACGCCAGCATCGAGATCAGCGCCATCAACGCCGGCGCCGAATACGACGACGTCCAGATCCTGTTTGTCGACGATCCAGGCGTCACTCAAGGGAACGAGCTCGTAGAATATGACGACAGCGATCCCTTCAACAAGACGCTGACGGTCCGCATCAAAGCCGGCGAGACCACCGCGGATGACGTTGTCGCTACAATTGGAAGTGATCCGCTTGTCAGCCCGCTATTTTCCGCTGCGAACGCGTCGGGAAGCAACGGCTCTGGGCTGATCGACGTCACTGACACCGGCACGACAACGGGAGGTGAACAAAACGCGGTCGGCATCTCGACCGCACAAGCGGTTGACGGAGTCGTCAAACTTACCGCCAAGCAATTGGGGGGAGAGTACGACAACGTCACCCTCCGCTATGTCGACGATCCCGCCGTGACCGCTGGAAACGAAGTCGTCCAATACGACGATAGTGATCCCGATAACATCACGCTCACCGTGCGGATTCAAGCTGGCGGCACGACGGCCGACAATGTCATCACGGCGATCAACAACAACGCGACGACTTCCGCACGGTTCACCGCGGCCACCGCAGTCGGCGGAAACGGCGACCGAATCGTCGACACTAACAGCACCGCGCTGACCACGGGAGGCGCAGCGCGTGAAGAGCGTTCGCCGCAAACTCTGGGCGACCTACTCACCATCTTCAACGAAATCGACCCGACGCGGCTGCAAGCCCAAATTTCGTCCGATGGCGACCGAATTGAATTGATCGATCTCTCCACCGACAACGGCGGCTCCTTTTCAGTCAGCAGTTTTGGCGATGGGCATGCGGCGGAAGATCTGGGCATCGCCTTCTCTACCACCAGCGACACCATCTCCAGCGGGCGCTATGTCGGAGGACTCAATTCCAAATTAATTAGTTCGCTCAACGGCGGACAAGGTTTGGATCTGGGAGAGATCAAGGTGACCGACCGCAGCGGCGCCTCGGCGACGATCGATCTATCTGGCGCTGAAACGGTCCAAGATATCTTGACCGCGTTGAACGATTCCGGTCTCGGTATCGAAGCGGAATACAACAGTTCTGGCAACGGGATCACCCTCCGCGACACGACGGGGCAATTTTTCAGCAACTTCAAAGTTGAGAATACCGGCGCGACAAACTCGGCGGATCTGCTGAACATCGCCCAATCTTCAGCGAAAACCAAGGTCGAATCAGGTTCGTTGCATTTCCAATACGTCAGCGAACAGACCGAACTCAGTTCGCTAAACGGCGGGAGCGGCATTCCCAAAGGCAAATTCCTGGTCCGTGACAGCGCCGGCGGCGCTCGCGTTTTTGATCTGTCGGACGACAGCATCCAAACGCTCGGGGATCTCATTGATACGATCAATGGTCAAACCGGCGTCAAAGTGAAAGCACAGATCAACGACACCGGCGACGGGATAAAAATCGTCGATCAAGCAGGCGGATCGGGCGAGCTCCGTATTCAGGACTCAGGCACGTCGCAAACAGGGACCGCATTGGGGATCGTCGGAACCGGGGCCGTCGCCGAAGGAGAATCCAAGCAGAGTCTCTCAGGCTCGTTTAACAAGGTCGTTCAAATCGAGGCCGGCGATACGATCACCGACGTGATCACCAAGATCAACGACCTGGACGCCGGATTCTCGGCGAACGTGTTCGATTATGGCGCCGGCTCCGAACGTTATCGGATCTCGTTGGTTTCGGACAAAACTGGCAACGATGGAGCCTTTCAGATCGACTCGTTGAGTTCAAGTTTTGAATTTGACGAAACGGTGCGTGGTCAAGACGCGCTGCTGTTATTTGGATCCAACACGAACGGATCGGCCGGGATTCTGACCACCTCATCGACGAACACGTTTACGGGGGTCGTCGAAGGGGTAAGCGTGACGATCAAAGAAGCGACGAACACGCCGATCAACGTTACGATTTCTGACTCGGACAGTTCGCTTGTCACCGCCGCAAATGCGTTTGTCACGCAGTACAACGCGCTGGTGGATTTGATGGACGAATACACGGCGTTTAACGAAGCGGACAGTTCGACCGGCATTCTGTTCGGCTCGAACGTAGCGAATCGCATCGACTCGGAGCTGAACGAGATTCTTACGCGGCGCTACCCGAGCCTCGGCAGCGTTCAATCGCTGGAACAACTTGGCTTTAGCTTTAACGGCGAGACCGGCAAAATGTCGCTCGACGAATTGAAGTTGAAGTTGAAGTACGCGGAGGATCCCGATGCGGTCGAAGATTTCTTCACCAAAGAACAAACGATCGGCGGAGAAACGAAGCAACTCGGTTTTGCGAAAAAGTTTGACGATCTCATGGAATCGTTTGCAGGCGCCGGCAGATCATTGTTAATTAGTCGCATCGAAACTCTTCAATCCAAAATCGATCTCAATCAGTCACGAATTGACACCTGGAATGAGAAGTTGGAAAAGAGGCAAGAAGTCTTGCTGAACAAGTTCTACGATTTGGAGACGACCCTGGCCGGCATCCAATCGAACCTGTCTTACCTGGACGCGATTCAGCCGATTACGTTTCCCGAATAG
- a CDS encoding flagellar protein FliS, with the protein MFEYGATNSYLETEVLTATPQKLQMLLIGGAIRFGQQALNLKNDGQDEAAWEALLRCRGVITEILINLKPNVAPVASQVAGIYLFLFRELSDIQISNQYEKIAALLPVLEEERETWRQVCEVMPEAPEGPREEVKEITAANSQPLAGDVSSATPSGAHWGSTAATHSAGQYQSEHGSGFSLDA; encoded by the coding sequence ATGTTCGAATACGGCGCAACCAATTCCTATCTCGAAACGGAAGTCCTGACCGCCACGCCGCAAAAACTGCAAATGTTACTGATCGGCGGCGCGATCCGTTTCGGACAACAAGCGCTGAATCTGAAGAACGACGGCCAGGACGAAGCCGCCTGGGAAGCTCTGCTGCGATGCCGCGGCGTCATCACCGAAATCCTAATCAACCTGAAACCCAATGTGGCGCCGGTCGCTAGTCAGGTTGCTGGCATCTATCTGTTTCTGTTTCGCGAACTGTCTGACATCCAGATCTCGAACCAATACGAAAAGATCGCCGCGCTCTTGCCGGTCTTAGAAGAAGAACGCGAAACCTGGCGACAAGTCTGTGAAGTGATGCCGGAAGCGCCAGAAGGGCCTCGCGAAGAGGTAAAAGAAATCACCGCTGCGAACTCGCAACCCTTGGCAGGCGACGTCAGCAGCGCCACGCCGAGCGGAGCCCACTGGGGATCGACCGCGGCCACCCATTCGGCTGGCCAATATCAATCAGAGCATGGTTCTGGATTCTCGCTCGACGCCTAG
- a CDS encoding MqnA/MqnD/SBP family protein: protein MSTSTQLIRVGHSPDPDDAFMFYALAADKIETGEYRFEHELVDIETLNRRAFQGELELTAISIHAYAHLADKYAICLCGASMGDNYGPMVVAKQACSLEDLKSKTIAVPGTLTSAFLGLRLCLGADFKHVVVPFDQIIETVAAGEFEGQKIDAGLIIHEGQLTFGREKLELIVDLGVWWHDLTGGLPLPLGANGIRKDMGEENIREVTRLLKESIVFGLDHRQEALDYALQFGRGLDNELADKFVGMYVNDWTVDFGEKGREAVRLFLKMGYEAGVIPTLIEPEFV from the coding sequence TTGTCCACTTCGACTCAACTGATTCGCGTCGGCCATAGTCCCGATCCCGACGACGCTTTCATGTTTTATGCGTTGGCCGCCGACAAAATCGAAACCGGCGAATATCGCTTTGAGCATGAATTGGTCGACATCGAGACCCTCAATCGCCGCGCTTTCCAAGGAGAGTTGGAGCTAACCGCGATCAGCATTCACGCGTACGCACACCTGGCCGACAAATACGCAATCTGCTTGTGCGGCGCCAGCATGGGGGACAACTATGGCCCCATGGTCGTCGCGAAGCAGGCCTGCTCGCTCGAAGACCTGAAGTCCAAAACGATCGCCGTTCCCGGCACGTTGACCTCAGCCTTTCTAGGCTTGCGACTCTGCCTGGGCGCCGATTTCAAGCATGTCGTTGTGCCGTTTGATCAAATCATCGAAACCGTCGCTGCAGGCGAGTTTGAAGGGCAAAAGATCGACGCCGGGCTCATCATTCACGAAGGGCAACTCACCTTCGGTCGTGAGAAGTTGGAATTGATCGTCGATCTCGGCGTCTGGTGGCATGATCTGACCGGCGGCTTACCGCTGCCGTTGGGCGCCAACGGAATTCGCAAAGACATGGGCGAAGAAAACATCCGCGAAGTTACCCGACTGCTGAAAGAAAGCATCGTCTTCGGTCTCGACCATCGCCAAGAGGCGCTCGATTACGCGCTGCAATTTGGCCGCGGACTCGACAACGAACTTGCCGACAAATTTGTCGGCATGTACGTCAACGACTGGACGGTTGACTTTGGCGAGAAAGGTCGCGAAGCGGTTCGCCTGTTTCTGAAGATGGGATACGAAGCCGGCGTTATCCCGACATTGATCGAACCAGAGTTCGTTTAG
- a CDS encoding M20 family metallopeptidase, protein MIERAWQSELAAMITAQEAKWINFRRRLHQNPEPSGHEYQTSLAIYQELSSLGVDLRMGPEGRGVLSDWRTPHVEGLDEAIAIRGDIDALRIQDQKEVPYQSQCPGLMHACGHDAHATMALWATTLIVELDRAGALPWPLRLRSIFQPAEETCIGALEMISAGALKDVREIYASHVDPTLPTGRIGLRVGALTASCDAVRILIHGQGGHGARPHESRDPIAASAQLINALYLSIPRVTDSQDAVVLTFGRIHGGENLNVIPEQVELFGTLRTLDTDVRQRTIDHIHRITAGIQRATDTTIEVCFDVGTSAVINQAKPISRLKSAIVESFGHEAIYEIPRASMGGEDFAFYLDHVPGAMARLGCRPPAVDRAPLLHSPMFDIDEAVLAIGARMLASAVIHAFEPTQAHEQL, encoded by the coding sequence ATGATCGAACGAGCCTGGCAATCCGAACTCGCCGCGATGATCACCGCTCAAGAAGCGAAGTGGATCAACTTCCGGCGGCGATTGCATCAAAATCCAGAGCCCTCAGGGCATGAATATCAAACGAGCCTAGCCATTTATCAAGAGCTGAGCTCACTCGGCGTCGATTTGCGCATGGGGCCGGAAGGTCGCGGAGTTTTGTCAGATTGGCGAACGCCGCATGTCGAAGGTTTAGACGAGGCCATCGCGATTCGGGGTGATATCGACGCGTTGCGAATTCAGGATCAAAAGGAAGTCCCTTATCAAAGCCAATGCCCGGGGTTGATGCATGCCTGCGGTCATGACGCGCATGCGACCATGGCGCTATGGGCGACGACGCTGATTGTCGAACTCGATCGCGCCGGCGCCCTCCCCTGGCCTTTGCGACTGCGGTCGATCTTTCAACCGGCGGAAGAGACGTGCATCGGCGCGTTAGAGATGATCTCGGCCGGCGCGTTGAAAGACGTACGCGAGATTTACGCGTCGCATGTCGACCCCACATTGCCAACCGGCCGCATCGGCCTGCGCGTCGGCGCGCTGACCGCCAGCTGCGATGCGGTGCGAATCCTGATTCATGGCCAAGGGGGGCATGGCGCTCGACCGCACGAATCACGCGATCCCATCGCCGCGTCCGCTCAACTAATCAACGCACTTTACTTGTCGATCCCGCGTGTTACCGACAGCCAAGACGCAGTCGTGTTGACTTTCGGCCGAATCCACGGCGGCGAGAACCTCAACGTCATCCCTGAACAAGTCGAATTATTTGGCACGCTACGGACTCTCGACACGGACGTTCGCCAGAGAACGATCGACCATATTCATCGCATCACCGCAGGAATCCAACGAGCGACTGACACGACGATCGAAGTCTGCTTTGACGTCGGCACCAGTGCTGTTATCAACCAAGCAAAACCGATTTCTCGACTGAAAAGCGCCATCGTCGAGTCATTCGGCCATGAAGCGATCTACGAAATTCCGCGAGCGAGCATGGGGGGCGAGGACTTTGCTTTCTATCTCGATCATGTTCCCGGCGCGATGGCGCGGCTTGGTTGCCGTCCTCCGGCGGTCGATCGCGCGCCGTTGTTGCACAGTCCAATGTTTGACATTGATGAAGCCGTATTAGCGATCGGCGCTCGCATGTTAGCAAGCGCCGTGATTCATGCATTTGAACCGACACAGGCTCACGAGCAGTTGTAG
- a CDS encoding YbdK family carboxylate-amine ligase gives MSKLVFTSNDAFTVGIELELGLVDSQTMALSSSVQRLLDAAPAEIASRIKPELMQCCLEINTEVCTTMAEAESDLRRKLLAVQGLTDDLGLRLWWGSTHPFSHWCDQKVTQNERYLNLVDLLQEMARRLVTNGLHVHVGVESGDKAVMICDRIMQYLPLLLALSTSSPYWEGRDTGLASHRSKIMEGLPTAGLPPLMRNWSEYVWLVNHMVDTGFINTIREIWWDVRPHHNFGTVEVRVCDMPGNLEDAMTISAMIQCLVKQLSDEIDHGAYQHDCHPMMVRQNKWRACRFGSDAKLVNSYTYQVESVSTVVARLVERLMAPAIELGCEQYLLRAQDIADRPTWSDRQRLILQETGDPTEIVRQMTEQSRIETSAAAE, from the coding sequence ATGAGCAAGTTAGTTTTTACGTCCAACGACGCATTTACCGTTGGCATAGAGCTGGAACTGGGGCTCGTTGACTCCCAAACAATGGCGCTATCCAGTTCAGTGCAACGACTGCTCGACGCTGCGCCCGCCGAGATCGCGTCGCGGATCAAGCCCGAGTTGATGCAATGCTGCCTGGAAATTAATACCGAGGTCTGCACGACCATGGCTGAGGCCGAAAGCGATCTGCGCCGCAAACTGCTCGCCGTGCAAGGATTAACCGACGACTTGGGACTGCGACTCTGGTGGGGATCGACTCATCCCTTTTCGCATTGGTGCGATCAGAAAGTAACGCAGAATGAGCGGTATCTAAATCTTGTCGATCTGCTGCAAGAGATGGCGCGGCGTCTGGTGACTAACGGACTGCATGTGCATGTTGGCGTCGAATCAGGCGACAAAGCGGTGATGATCTGCGACCGCATCATGCAATACCTGCCGCTGCTCTTGGCCCTTTCGACCAGTAGTCCCTACTGGGAAGGACGCGACACCGGACTCGCTTCGCACCGCAGTAAAATTATGGAAGGCCTGCCGACAGCCGGCTTACCGCCGCTGATGCGCAATTGGAGCGAGTACGTCTGGCTCGTCAATCACATGGTCGACACCGGCTTTATCAACACGATTCGTGAAATCTGGTGGGATGTTCGCCCGCATCACAACTTCGGGACGGTTGAAGTCCGCGTCTGCGATATGCCAGGCAACCTGGAAGATGCGATGACCATTTCGGCGATGATCCAGTGCCTGGTGAAGCAACTGTCAGACGAAATCGACCACGGCGCCTATCAGCATGATTGCCATCCGATGATGGTGCGACAAAACAAATGGCGCGCATGCCGCTTTGGCTCCGACGCCAAACTGGTCAATTCGTACACCTATCAGGTCGAATCGGTCAGCACGGTCGTCGCCCGCTTGGTCGAACGTCTGATGGCGCCGGCGATCGAGTTGGGCTGCGAGCAATACTTGTTGCGAGCGCAAGACATTGCCGACCGTCCCACTTGGTCCGATCGGCAACGATTGATTCTGCAAGAGACCGGCGATCCGACCGAAATCGTTCGACAAATGACCGAACAATCTCGCATCGAAACTTCGGCCGCCGCCGAATAG
- a CDS encoding thioredoxin family protein — translation MVKTASTMLPLGTPAPDFSLINVDGSSVSLADFAGAPALVVMFMCNHCPFVKHLADDLASFASEYQAKGAAVVGISPNDASNYPADSPEQMVAEAEARGYTFPYLYDESQEVAKAYKAACTPDFFVFDKDQKLAYRGQFDASRPGNEIPVTGEDLRKAVDTILRGEKPSEDQAPSIGCNIKWIPGGEPDYFKS, via the coding sequence ATGGTCAAAACCGCCAGCACCATGTTGCCGCTTGGCACGCCAGCCCCCGATTTTTCGCTAATCAATGTCGACGGCTCGTCCGTCTCGCTTGCCGATTTCGCCGGCGCGCCGGCGTTGGTTGTGATGTTCATGTGCAATCACTGCCCGTTTGTCAAACACCTGGCCGACGATCTGGCGAGCTTCGCGAGCGAGTACCAAGCGAAAGGCGCCGCGGTGGTCGGCATCAGTCCGAACGACGCAAGCAACTATCCGGCCGATTCGCCGGAGCAGATGGTTGCCGAAGCCGAGGCGCGGGGTTACACGTTCCCCTATCTCTACGACGAATCGCAAGAAGTCGCCAAAGCGTACAAAGCGGCGTGTACTCCTGATTTTTTTGTGTTTGACAAAGATCAGAAGCTCGCCTATCGCGGACAGTTTGACGCCAGCCGACCCGGCAACGAGATTCCGGTGACCGGCGAAGATCTCCGCAAAGCGGTCGATACGATCTTGCGCGGCGAGAAGCCGAGCGAAGATCAGGCCCCCAGCATCGGCTGTAATATTAAGTGGATTCCCGGCGGCGAGCCTGACTACTTCAAGTCGTAA
- a CDS encoding TatD family hydrolase, with protein MMLFDTHAHLFDETLISQIDDVVARANAAGVSQMLAVGTTAEDSVTAIELAERFAEIHAAVGIQPNNCAQAQPGDWDCIVELLDHPKVVALGETGLDRYWDYAPFELQQDYFDRHLRLSQERDFPFIVHMRDCGAEIVAMLQTAAERGPLRGVMHSFTGDASLLQQCLDLDMYISFAGMVTFKKSGDLRDVAKLVPADRILIETDSPYLSPEPVRGKRPNEPGYVAHTASCVAAARGESLEEFAQLTSVNARRLFRRVSEV; from the coding sequence ATGATGCTGTTTGATACCCACGCTCATCTTTTTGATGAAACGCTGATTTCTCAGATCGATGATGTCGTCGCTCGGGCCAACGCCGCTGGCGTCTCGCAAATGTTGGCGGTGGGAACCACAGCCGAAGATAGCGTGACGGCGATCGAATTGGCCGAGCGTTTTGCTGAGATCCACGCGGCGGTCGGCATTCAGCCCAATAACTGCGCGCAAGCTCAGCCCGGCGATTGGGATTGTATTGTCGAACTGCTCGATCATCCCAAGGTGGTTGCGCTGGGCGAGACAGGGCTCGATCGCTATTGGGACTACGCTCCTTTTGAATTGCAGCAAGATTATTTCGATCGACATTTGCGACTATCGCAAGAGCGCGACTTTCCCTTCATCGTCCACATGCGCGATTGCGGCGCCGAGATTGTCGCGATGCTGCAAACGGCGGCCGAACGTGGTCCGCTGCGCGGCGTGATGCACTCGTTTACTGGCGATGCGTCGCTGCTGCAGCAATGTTTGGATCTCGATATGTACATCAGCTTTGCTGGCATGGTGACATTCAAAAAGAGCGGCGACTTGCGCGACGTGGCGAAATTGGTTCCCGCCGATCGAATCTTGATCGAAACCGATTCCCCTTATCTGAGCCCCGAACCGGTTCGCGGCAAACGGCCGAACGAGCCTGGTTATGTGGCGCATACGGCTTCCTGCGTCGCCGCTGCCCGGGGTGAATCTCTTGAAGAATTCGCCCAACTCACGAGCGTCAACGCGCGGCGATTATTCCGCCGCGTTAGCGAAGTTTGA
- a CDS encoding NADH-quinone oxidoreductase subunit N, whose amino-acid sequence MFYQLIEQLRIDTLQQSLPLFGAELTLVVAIVLILLCRMLPVLEKVDAVWLGIVGVIAALVVLRPFQPWSIGADGPVAIAMGQLQPTETFTGMLTHDGFAIAIKAILLFFLLLFFLLTKITKLSSRFDSADFVVLALGSILGMFVMSSANHMLMIFMGVEMASVPSYALAALQRRNKKGSEAALKYAVFGAGAAGVMLYGVSLLCGVLNSAHLPTMATRLSELFASEPSGSEVLVLALGGLMLGVGLSFKLSAFPFHFWCPDVFEGASAEVNAFLSIASKTAALALLVRVAVGFTTLPAEPDQVVRATPPTIEQVAFVDAEAAPEKVAKSSDPLAPARKFVVLLIGVVAVVTCTFGNLAAYAQTNIKRLLAYSTIAHAGYMMMAVPAAIAVAEVDKNSARQAIAYLALYAVIYLFMNLGAFAAIAFVREAVGSEEIKDYAGMLKRGPTLAVCFTLILVSLIGLPPLAGFIGKFAIFAAIAQAWNLTSSPFLMFLLVAGGLNTAISLFYYLRIAKVMTIDSESDDTAPMQKPIGIIQNGYLVLVTAPLVLLLFNWDFLNAWLLEAVSHIIT is encoded by the coding sequence ATGTTTTACCAACTGATCGAGCAACTACGAATCGATACGCTGCAGCAGAGCTTGCCTTTGTTTGGAGCCGAATTGACGTTAGTGGTCGCGATCGTCCTGATCCTGCTCTGTCGCATGCTGCCGGTGTTGGAAAAGGTTGACGCGGTCTGGCTGGGAATTGTCGGCGTGATCGCCGCGCTGGTCGTATTGCGCCCTTTTCAGCCGTGGTCGATCGGCGCCGATGGGCCGGTCGCGATCGCAATGGGGCAATTGCAACCGACCGAAACGTTCACCGGCATGTTGACGCATGACGGTTTCGCGATCGCGATCAAAGCGATCTTGCTCTTCTTTTTGCTGCTCTTCTTTTTGCTGACGAAGATCACCAAACTCTCATCGCGCTTTGACAGCGCCGATTTTGTCGTGCTGGCGCTCGGCTCGATCCTGGGCATGTTCGTTATGTCTTCGGCCAATCACATGCTCATGATCTTCATGGGCGTGGAGATGGCGAGCGTTCCCTCGTACGCGTTGGCGGCGCTGCAGCGCCGCAATAAGAAGGGGTCGGAAGCGGCGCTCAAATACGCCGTCTTTGGCGCCGGCGCCGCAGGCGTCATGCTGTATGGCGTCAGCCTTTTGTGCGGCGTCTTGAACTCGGCTCATTTGCCGACGATGGCGACCCGGCTAAGCGAGTTGTTCGCCTCGGAGCCCAGTGGATCGGAAGTGTTGGTTTTGGCGCTCGGCGGATTGATGTTGGGCGTGGGGCTCTCGTTCAAGCTCTCCGCGTTTCCGTTTCACTTTTGGTGCCCTGACGTGTTTGAAGGGGCTTCGGCCGAAGTGAACGCGTTTCTCTCGATCGCGTCCAAGACAGCCGCACTGGCCCTCTTAGTGCGAGTGGCGGTCGGCTTTACGACGCTTCCTGCCGAGCCAGATCAAGTCGTCCGGGCGACTCCGCCGACGATTGAGCAAGTTGCCTTTGTCGATGCCGAAGCGGCGCCGGAGAAGGTGGCAAAGAGCTCGGATCCGCTGGCGCCGGCTCGCAAGTTTGTCGTTTTGTTGATCGGCGTCGTTGCGGTGGTGACCTGCACGTTTGGCAATCTAGCCGCCTATGCGCAAACGAACATTAAACGTTTGCTCGCTTATTCCACGATCGCACACGCAGGCTACATGATGATGGCGGTTCCGGCTGCGATCGCGGTGGCCGAAGTCGACAAGAATTCGGCTCGTCAGGCGATCGCCTATTTGGCGTTGTATGCGGTGATCTATCTCTTTATGAACTTGGGCGCGTTTGCGGCGATTGCGTTTGTCCGCGAAGCGGTCGGCAGCGAAGAGATCAAGGATTACGCCGGCATGTTGAAGCGAGGCCCGACATTGGCGGTTTGTTTTACTTTGATCCTGGTCAGCTTGATTGGGTTGCCGCCGCTGGCGGGTTTCATCGGCAAGTTCGCCATTTTTGCGGCGATCGCCCAGGCCTGGAATCTAACGTCGTCTCCCTTTTTGATGTTCCTCTTAGTCGCCGGCGGTTTGAACACGGCGATTAGCCTGTTTTACTATCTGCGGATCGCGAAAGTGATGACGATCGATAGCGAATCGGACGATACGGCGCCGATGCAAAAGCCGATTGGGATCATTCAGAACGGCTACCTGGTGTTAGTCACGGCGCCGCTAGTGCTGCTGTTGTTTAATTGGGATTTTCTGAACGCCTGGCTGCTGGAAGCTGTTTCGCACATCATCACTTAA